The genomic DNA GCTCAAGCCAGTGGTCTTAACTAATCATATTAACGGGGTCAACATTGCTCAGGTGACGGCCATGGATTTGAAGCACGTTTTGGCTTTTTTGCAGGGGATCGATGCGCCGTTAGCTCAAGACATTGTGCGGGAACTGACGACTAAGATTCAGTCGTTGGTCGATATTGGTCTAGGTTATTTGACATTGGACCGTGGGACAAGTTCTTTATCTGGCGGTGAGGCGCAGCGGATCAAGATTGCTAAGTATTTGACCAGTGCCTTGGTGGATATGGTTTATATCTTAGATGAACCAAGTGTTGGATTGCACCCACACGATATCCAGTTGATCAAGCAAGCATTGACGAAGTTGAAGGATAAGGGAAACACGATTCTGATTGTGGAGCACAATCCGGCCATGTTTACATTAGCCGATTACGTTGTCGAAATGGGTCCCGCGGCTGGCCGTGCTGGTGGACAGGTGACATTTACTGGCACTTATGACGAGCTATTAGCTTCTGATACACTAACAGGTCGGTGGTTACGGCAACCGCATGTTTGGGGACTGGAGCGACCAGTCAAGACCGTGTTAGCGTTGCGACATATTAATGAAAATAATCTGCATGATGTTAGTGTGGACGTACCGCTTGGGGTGATGACAGTTGTTTCGGGTGTGGCCGGGTCAGGGAAGAGCTCCTTGATTACTGCGCTAAAACAACAATTAAAGACGGCTTATATTGATCTGGCCCAGACGCCCGTGGGCTTGAATATCCGGTCAACGCCGGCGACTTATTTAGGGGTATTAGACCAAATTCGGCAATTATTCGCGAAGGCAAACGGTGTCGCTACAAGCTGGTTCAGTTATAACGGTAAAGGCGCGTGCCCCCGTTGTAAGGGTAAAGGCGTGACGATTACGAATATGGCCTTCATGGACCCGGTCGTACAGACTTGTGAGTTATGTCATGGACAACGGTATAATGCAACGGCGCTCAGCTATGCGTACCGAGGTAAGACAATTGCGGACGTCCTCCAGATGTCGGTCACAACGGCCTTAGCCTTTTTTGCCGCGGTGGACAAGGTGGCTCGGCCACTGACGAATCTAGATCGGGTCGGTTTAGGCTACTTGACATTGGCACAACCATTGACGACCTTGTCAGGCGGCGAACTACAACGGTTGAAATTAGCTGTGGAATTAGGTAAGAAGGGGACGGTGTACTTGTTGGATGAACCGACTGCGGGTCTGCATTTAAAAGACACCCAACGCTTACTAAAATTATTCGATGAGTTAGTGGCGGCCGGTAACTCATTGATTATTATTGAACATAACTTGTCGGTAATTAGTCAGGCGGATTGGCTGATTGACGTTGGTCCCGATGCAGGGCAGTATGGTGGCCAAATTCAGTATAGTGGGACGCCACGCGAATCCGTGCATGCCGCAGCTTCGCGGACGGGTACGGCACTGAAATCCTGGCTGGCAATGTAAAACTTACTAAAATTGAGCAAACAAAAAGCACATGCAATTGCACGTGCTTTTTTAGAAGGGCGGTAGGTGGGAATCGAACCCACGCGTGCCGGAGCCACAATCCGGTGCGTTAACCACTTCGCCACTACCGCCATCACGTTAACTTTTCGTCAACATACCTAGTATACACTAAAATCGAGGGTTGCATAGTGATTTTTACTAATTTTCAGAAATTAGTGGTGTTTATTTTCGTGTAGACAGGTATGACTGACATTAGTTCCCAACCAGATATTATTAACACGAATGCTCAGCAAGTGACAGCCACAAGAAGGTCACTCACTGCTATCAATCATCATGATAATGGTGCCGTTAGTTCAACTATGGCACGGACTGACTCACGTGATCTGGTTACTACTGATACGGTCAAATCGACTGAAACGCCTCGTATCGGGACGCCGACGCAACTGCCACAAACTGATGAACAGACTCCGGCTACTGCAAACTGGTGGGGCTGGCTCGGTTTGGCACTGACCGGACTGATTGCGATGATTAAGCCAAATAAGAATAAGCAGGATTAGTAGTATAGTTCATTTTGAAAACAAAGTCGCAGGGCCCACAATTGTTGGGTTCTGCGACTTTGTTCTACATAGAATTAAGCAACTGTTGAGTTACTAATATCAGTTTTCGCTGGTATGGAACTTTGATTGGAGGCCGATATAAAAGGTATACATGATAACATCGATTAATATTTGGGGACCGATTATTAAAACTTGCACAAATAAAAAACCCGGCAAATTAATATTTACCAAGCTTTTCCGTTGAACCAAGATGTTCAATTATGCCCCAGGCAGGATTCGAACCTGTACATTGTTTCCAATACAGCGACCTGAACGCTGCGCGTCTGCCAGTTCCGCCACTGGGGCAGTTGCGTTAACAACAATATTCATTATAGCGAAAAGTGACGAAAAAATAAACCTTTTTCTATATTTATGCCATTTATCTTAGTTGTGCCAGCCAATTACATAACGAGTTGCTAATTATTTTCTGCTCAGTATCGGTTACTTGTGGAAATGAGCCTTGAATGGGCTAATTAAGTCAGCTGATAGAAGCATGTGAAAATTAATATAAAAAGTCACCCATCAAAGCATCCTCAACAGCAATGCTTTAACGGGTGACAACTTGGCAGCCAATTAATTCGCTTGTTTGGTTGTAATACTACCATCTAAATAAACAAAGTAACTATTCAAATAATGACCGCGACCACCATTAGCCGTTTTCTGATAGGTATCGACTTGATAATAGTGATGCCCATGTGCATCCTGATTCGCAGTTGGAATGACACCAAACGTCTGCTGCTTAGGCTTGTTAAGGACCTGATCCACGGCCGCCACGGCGCTAGTTGCGCTGGTGATATGATCGTCAGTTGCTTGGTAGTGGTCACCCGACTGCTTTTTGGCGCTGGCATCCGCAGCTTGATTGGCACGACTGGTCTGTTCTGCCCGATTAGCTGCTGCGACTGAATTTGCCTGTTTGGTTGAGATACTCGGCTCAGCGTTAGAGGTGCAGCCAGCTAAAAGCAGTAGCGAACAGAGACTGATTAAAATTGCCCGGTTCACGTGTGGGCCTCCTTATTTTATTTGTTCTTGGGACAAGCTCGGATAGGGGGCTTGCCGGATAACGTTCAAATCGACGACGGTCATCACACCGATTGATAAAAGTAACAATACTGCTAAGATTAATTTTTTCATTAAAATAACCTCACTTGATCATCCCGCTGCCCTTATTTCCAGTTTGGAACCCAGATAACACGGTCAATTTGTTCTGGAATGACGGTAATCTTGGAACCAGTCTGCGGCCCAGCTTGAACATCAATGACATACGAGACCGGCCCGGCATCGACTTCAACGATCGAGCCGCGTTGACCGTCGACCGTGTCGACTAAACTATAGAGCGGAATCTCGTCGTTGCTGATTTCCATTTCATATAATGTAAATTGCAAGAAGTAGGACTTCTTACCAGTTTTGATTTTTAATGGCGTATCAATGGCACCATAGTCGGGTAGAGCCCGATTTTGGGCATTCGGATCATTCATATACTGCATTTCGTCAACGGCATCAATAGCCATTTTCCATTCGCCACCGGTCAAGTTAGTTTTGGAGGAAAGTGTCATGACTGAATTAGCATAAATATCGATTACGTTGAAAGCTTCGTCGACCTGCTTTTTTGGCAGATAACCAATGGTATAGCCGTGTTCAGCAACTTTTAATTCAACCCGCACTGACCGCTGAGGACCGTCGACTTCTTCAACCAATTGAATTTCACCGATATTGGCATTGGCGTCCACCCGATATTTTTTCGCATAGAGATAATCCGCTTTAAGGCCAGAATCATTATAACCACCATAAGGTTTAAAGTAACCTCGGGCACTGGCATCGGCCAAAGCAGCTTCAAATTCTTTTTGGTAGTAATCCAGCCCAATGACGTAAGAACGGAAAATTGCCCGTGAATTGGCATTGATTCGCCGGGTTTGTGGTACGGCTACGGGGTGGGGGACGGCTTGATTAAGTCGGTTACGAAAACCGTTATTTTGGGTCTGCAACTTGGTAATCTGACGATCTTGTTCCTGATTAGTTAACGTCTGGTGGACCAGCCGCTGCCGAATCGATTTTAACAACGCAGCCTGTTTGTCCGCTGCCTGATTGACACGGTGGAGATGGACTAACACCGCAATTAAGATAATAATTAAAATTAGACAGACGAAGACCGGTCCAGCGACAAATAAATAAGTTCTCATAAATAATTCACTCCAAAAAGAATTGCAGATTAGTTTAAGTATAAGCGACTAGCTTGTTAAGCGCCAATTTAACGGCTGTGCTTGTCAGGTAGCCGATAACAAGGTATGATATTGCTATTGTATAATATTTTCGAGTTAGAGGAAACGGTGGCGAACGGCGTGCAGTGGTTGATTAAAATCTACCATCAATATCAATATTTTTGGAAATACGCACTGTTTGGCTTTATGGCCGCATTAGTGAATGTTTTAGTATTCTGGGTACTCCATTCAGTTCTGGCGGAACACTATTTATTTTCCAACACAATTGCGTGGGTGTTAGCAACTTTGTTTAGTTTTTTTACCAACAAAGCGGTGGTCTTTCAATCTAAATCCCAAGATTTTGGGCACTGGTGTCGGGAGTTCATTAGTTTTATGTTGACCCGAGGATTATCGTATTTTTTCGATACTTTTCTAATGTTCGTCGGCATTTCACTGTTGTTTTGGGCACCGCTACTAGTTAAAATCATTGACCAAGTTCTGGTGGGCCTATTTAACTACGGGACATCGCGATTGATTTTTATGGAAAGTAATCAGAAAATGCGGATGCGCCAACAAATCATGAAACGCTTGAGTGATCGCAATAGTTAATGATAGTAAGGAAGGCAAGTAGTCAGTTATCAAGGCTGCTTGCTTTTTTAGTATGCAGTTAATCACGTTCATCGGTAATCACAACGCTGCCGGCCAATAGGAATTTTAGATCCAACTACCAGTCAGTTGCCAGTGCAAACCGATACCGCAAATAATGGTCAATAAGGTGCCACAAATTAGTAAGGTGAGAAGGCCATGGTTCAAGTGGCTTTCTTGCTTACGCGCAAAGGCGACTTCGATTAGACCGATTGTACCTAATCCGAGAATAGCTTTGAAAAGTGTCAACCACCAGTTGCCGGATAACGTTCTGATCGCCAGCGCCACGCCCGTTATAATAATCAATAAGTATCCTAAACGACTAAGAATCAAAAAACGATTAGCTGATTTGACTGAGTGCCGACTGAGACCAATCGTGACCGTCAGCATGAGCCAGAGCCAACCAATAATGTGTCCTAATAAGTACATGACAAAACCGCCTCCACATTTACAGTTCATGTCTAATTTTAGCATGAAAGTAGGCGTTGGCGGCGGTTTCTTTTATTGTACTTTGATTAAGTTTTTTGCTTGGACATAATTGACTAATTCAATAACGGTTTTGAAGCGGTTGAATGGGGTGACGATATGCACACCATTGAAACAGGCGCAGATGCCATCAATTAATTCTTTGGCAATCGCGATACCCGTGGCCCGTTCGTGACCAGTCCGCTCGGCTTGTGCCATGCGGTCCAGAATAGCCTGTGGGATTCGAATCCCGTGCACTTCATGGTGTAAAAATTCAGCGTTGCGTCGTGAGACTAGTGGCATGACACCAATAAAAACCGGTACATCCACGTGATTAGCGGCCAGCGTATCTGCCAAAGCGTCGACGTTTGCTAGATCGTACACGGGTTGGGTAATAATATAGTCACAACCATAACTCAACTTTCGGCTGATCGACTTGGTCGATACCGCGGTACGATAAGCGTTAGGATTAAAGGCGCCCGCAACTCGAAAGTCACTGGCTTCTTTAAGTGATTTACCCGTAGGCCCAATGCCACTATTGAACTGCTTAATTAATTTCATGAGCTCAACAGAGCGCACGTCACCGACCGATGTGGCCCCTGGAAAATCACCAAGCTTAGCTGGATCACCCGTGATGGCCAAGATGTCCTCAATACCGAGACTGTGCAAGCCCATGATTTCTGATTGTAGACCAATTAGATTATGATCGCGGGTCGTTAAGTGGACGATGGGTGTAATGCCATAGTTTAATTTGAGTTGGGCCGCAATCATCGTATTAGCGATGCGGACCGTTGCTAACGAATTATCAGATAGCGTGATACCATCGACGCCCGCAGCTTTTAATCGTTCGGCACCACGGAAAAATTTAGTTGTATCAAAATCACGGGGTGGGTCGAGTTCGACTAACGCCGTTTTTTGCGTAGCGACTTTTTGCAAGAATCGATGCTGACTTTTAGTCGTGACGAGCGTTGGCGGCTGTGGTTTAGCAGTCGGCTGGTTATGGGCAACGATGCTGCGACTACTTAAACCACGTACGGTTGCGCTAGTATGCAGCGGGGTAGTTCCACAGCAACCGCCAATAATATTCAGACCAAGCTGGCGAAACCGTTCGGCGTATTCCTCAAAGTAACTGGGTTCGCCATCGTAGACGACCGCGCCGTCTTGATCAGTACCAGGTAGACCAGCATTAGGATAGACGGCCAGTTTGACGTTGGTCGGAATCGCTAGATTTTCAAATGACTGGGCCAAATAATAGGGCCCTAACCGGCAGTTGGTGCCAATGACATCAGCGCCAGCGGCATTGAGCTGCACGATGGCATCGGTAAAGCTCGTGCCGTTTCGTAAAACGCCTGCTGCTAACATCGAAACGTTCGTGATTACGGGAAGCTCGGTGTGGGCTTTCACGATTTTTAATGCTGCAAGTAGTTCTGGTAAATCATAATATGTTTCTAATAAGATACCATCAAGTTGTTCCGTTGCCAGCAGGGCGGTGAGCTGCTCGGTGACACTGGCCGCTATCATAGCGGGAGTTGCCTGCTGGATGGTCGCATCGGTATCCCCCGCTAGCCCGCCAATCGTTCCCAGAATGTAAACGGGGTGATCAGCATGTTCACGCGCGGTAACGGCAATTTTAACTGCCGCTTGATTGATAGTGGTGACCTGATCTTGTAGATCATATCGCGTTAATTTTAGGCGATTTGCAGCGTACGTATTGGTTTGGATAATATCTGCCCCGGCCTGAATGTAGGAACGGTGGACACGTAAAATCGTATCGGGATGCGTCAAGTTGAGGTTTTCGAAGGCAGAATTAATCCCATAGTTACCATATAAAAGGGTGCCCATCGCTCCATCCGCAACAAGGATCCGCTGTTGGAGTGCTTGTTTAAGCTTCATTGAGACCACCTCCTTAGTGCACGTTGGTGGTCAGTTGGGCCTGAATGGCATTGCGTGCGGCCACCATGTGCTTTAAGGCTGCCAGTGTTTCGGGTTCTTGACGCGTTTTGAGACCACAATCAGGATTGATCCAGAATTGCTGAGCATCAATGACGCGTAGTGCCCGCTGAATATTAGCTTCGATTTCGGTCACACTTGGCACCCGGGGACTGTGAATATCGTAAACGCCCAGACCGATTTCCTGATCGTACCCGGTTTGTTCAAAGGCACTGATGATTTCACCATGACTACGGGATGTTTCAATCGAAATGACATCTGCGTCTAGGGCTTTGATCGTATCAATGATATCGGCAAAGTTAGAGTAGCACATATGGGTGTGAATCTGGGTGTCATTTTGGACGCCAGTCGTGGTGATCTTAAATGAGTACACGGCTTCGTCCAAATAGGCTTGCCAGTGGCGTTGTTTGAGCGGTAAGCCTTCCCTAAGTGCCGGTTCATCAACTTGAATAATCTTAATGTCAGCTTTTTCCAGATTTTGGACTTCCTGCCGGAGAGCTAACGCAATCTGATTTTGAACTTGCGCCCTAGGAATGTCATCACGAACAAAGCTCCAGTTGATAATGGTCAGCGGTGCTGTCAGCATCCCTTTAACCGGTTGATCAGTTAAACTTTGCGCGTAAACGGACTCAGCAACGGTGATTGGTTCAGTGTAGGCGACATCGCCAAAGATAACGGGTGGTCGGACCCCCCGTGACCCGTATGACTGAACCCAGCCATTCTGGGTCGCGTAGAAGCCAGTCAGTTTTTGACCAAAATATTCAACCATGTCAGTGCGTTCAAATTCACCGTGCACCAGAACGTCGAGTCCCAAGTCTTCTTGTAACTTGATCCACCGTTTAGTTTCGGCATGCAGAAACGCCTGGTAGTCTGCGTCTGATAAGTTACCTTTACGCCATGCCGCGCGTTTGGCCCGGACTTGTGCACTTTGTGGAAAGCTCCCAATCGTAGTCGTTGGCAAAAGCGGCAAATGCAACCGCTCGTGCTGTAGCTTGATACGCGTTGCGAATGGGGCTTGCCGTTCAAACTTTTGATGAGCCAACTGAGCTTCAGCGGCGCGAACTGACTGGTTATTGCGATGACTGGACTGGTTGAGAGCGGCCAGATTGGTCTGATTACGGTCAAACGCCGCTTGAACAGCGGCAACGCCTTGATTGGCAGCGACAGTCAAGGTATGCAGTTCGGTTAACTTCTGATCCGCGAAGGCCAGTCCCCCGAGTAAGACGGGGTCGGCTTTGGTTTCGTTCTTCGTTGTAATGGGCACGTGTAATAATGAGTTGGCTGGTTGTAGCCAGAGTTGGTCATTGGTGACGATTTGGCGCAATTGCTGAATCAGTGCGAGTTTGG from Lactiplantibacillus paraplantarum includes the following:
- the metE gene encoding 5-methyltetrahydropteroyltriglutamate--homocysteine S-methyltransferase produces the protein MTIINSNLGYPRLGEHREWKHLLEHFWKGQLDNTTFHATAKKLRLANLKKQRDLGVDYIPVADNSDYDHVLDTLVAFNAIPNRFGHFDHQLDLPDYYAIARGTETAVAAEMTKWFNINYHYIVPEFDDVSFKLLDNRWLRYYQEAKQELGIDGKPVILGPVSFLKLGKRHGQYLDDAAVSELLPHLLPLYQQVFEELAAAGAKWIQLDEPTLVKTTTTAELIPYQTVLTHLHTAVPTLNIELQTYLDSLDQYDQIVTWPVQAIGLDLVHDHGENLAHLVDHGFPADKILAAGIIDGHNVWASDLQTKLALIQQLRQIVTNDQLWLQPANSLLHVPITTKNETKADPVLLGGLAFADQKLTELHTLTVAANQGVAAVQAAFDRNQTNLAALNQSSHRNNQSVRAAEAQLAHQKFERQAPFATRIKLQHERLHLPLLPTTTIGSFPQSAQVRAKRAAWRKGNLSDADYQAFLHAETKRWIKLQEDLGLDVLVHGEFERTDMVEYFGQKLTGFYATQNGWVQSYGSRGVRPPVIFGDVAYTEPITVAESVYAQSLTDQPVKGMLTAPLTIINWSFVRDDIPRAQVQNQIALALRQEVQNLEKADIKIIQVDEPALREGLPLKQRHWQAYLDEAVYSFKITTTGVQNDTQIHTHMCYSNFADIIDTIKALDADVISIETSRSHGEIISAFEQTGYDQEIGLGVYDIHSPRVPSVTEIEANIQRALRVIDAQQFWINPDCGLKTRQEPETLAALKHMVAARNAIQAQLTTNVH
- a CDS encoding YisL family protein is translated as MYLLGHIIGWLWLMLTVTIGLSRHSVKSANRFLILSRLGYLLIIITGVALAIRTLSGNWWLTLFKAILGLGTIGLIEVAFARKQESHLNHGLLTLLICGTLLTIICGIGLHWQLTGSWI
- a CDS encoding GtrA family protein; protein product: MILLLYNIFELEETVANGVQWLIKIYHQYQYFWKYALFGFMAALVNVLVFWVLHSVLAEHYLFSNTIAWVLATLFSFFTNKAVVFQSKSQDFGHWCREFISFMLTRGLSYFFDTFLMFVGISLLFWAPLLVKIIDQVLVGLFNYGTSRLIFMESNQKMRMRQQIMKRLSDRNS
- a CDS encoding ATP-binding cassette domain-containing protein; amino-acid sequence: MTSHSFTKGAIEVFDATQNNLQHVNLRVPKYATTVFVGLSGSGKSSLVFDTIAAASRRELNETFPSFTQQYLPKYGQPHVGHIEHLPVAIVIAQQRLGKNARSTLATYTGIYSLLRLLFSRVGQPFIGYSDTFSFNLPQGMCPTCQGLGYVDDIDEQQLIDPEKSLNEGAITFVSFAPDTWRWRRYATSGLFDNDKPIKDYTAADYDLLMHAPQQKLAHPGEGFPRTALYEGVVPRIQRSIIGKKEAEHHRDAIAAIVTRKACPTCGGTRLKPVVLTNHINGVNIAQVTAMDLKHVLAFLQGIDAPLAQDIVRELTTKIQSLVDIGLGYLTLDRGTSSLSGGEAQRIKIAKYLTSALVDMVYILDEPSVGLHPHDIQLIKQALTKLKDKGNTILIVEHNPAMFTLADYVVEMGPAAGRAGGQVTFTGTYDELLASDTLTGRWLRQPHVWGLERPVKTVLALRHINENNLHDVSVDVPLGVMTVVSGVAGSGKSSLITALKQQLKTAYIDLAQTPVGLNIRSTPATYLGVLDQIRQLFAKANGVATSWFSYNGKGACPRCKGKGVTITNMAFMDPVVQTCELCHGQRYNATALSYAYRGKTIADVLQMSVTTALAFFAAVDKVARPLTNLDRVGLGYLTLAQPLTTLSGGELQRLKLAVELGKKGTVYLLDEPTAGLHLKDTQRLLKLFDELVAAGNSLIIIEHNLSVISQADWLIDVGPDAGQYGGQIQYSGTPRESVHAAASRTGTALKSWLAM
- a CDS encoding bifunctional homocysteine S-methyltransferase/methylenetetrahydrofolate reductase, coding for MKLKQALQQRILVADGAMGTLLYGNYGINSAFENLNLTHPDTILRVHRSYIQAGADIIQTNTYAANRLKLTRYDLQDQVTTINQAAVKIAVTAREHADHPVYILGTIGGLAGDTDATIQQATPAMIAASVTEQLTALLATEQLDGILLETYYDLPELLAALKIVKAHTELPVITNVSMLAAGVLRNGTSFTDAIVQLNAAGADVIGTNCRLGPYYLAQSFENLAIPTNVKLAVYPNAGLPGTDQDGAVVYDGEPSYFEEYAERFRQLGLNIIGGCCGTTPLHTSATVRGLSSRSIVAHNQPTAKPQPPTLVTTKSQHRFLQKVATQKTALVELDPPRDFDTTKFFRGAERLKAAGVDGITLSDNSLATVRIANTMIAAQLKLNYGITPIVHLTTRDHNLIGLQSEIMGLHSLGIEDILAITGDPAKLGDFPGATSVGDVRSVELMKLIKQFNSGIGPTGKSLKEASDFRVAGAFNPNAYRTAVSTKSISRKLSYGCDYIITQPVYDLANVDALADTLAANHVDVPVFIGVMPLVSRRNAEFLHHEVHGIRIPQAILDRMAQAERTGHERATGIAIAKELIDGICACFNGVHIVTPFNRFKTVIELVNYVQAKNLIKVQ